Proteins encoded together in one Micromonospora kangleipakensis window:
- a CDS encoding SigE family RNA polymerase sigma factor, producing MRDQEFLEFVRASGRYLLRTAVLLCGDPVRAEELVQATYERTYRSWRVARDGDPRAYARRVLVNLRVDGWRRTRREVVVDPVALPDQAGPDHAGAVVARNAVVQALARLPLAQRRVVVLRHLLDLTETEVARELEISVGTVKSHHARGIARLREIFAEGDL from the coding sequence ATGCGTGACCAGGAGTTCCTCGAGTTCGTGCGCGCGTCCGGTCGCTACCTGCTACGCACTGCTGTGCTGCTGTGTGGTGACCCGGTCCGGGCGGAGGAGTTGGTCCAGGCCACCTACGAGCGCACCTATCGCTCCTGGCGCGTGGCGCGCGACGGCGACCCGCGGGCGTACGCGCGTCGTGTGCTGGTCAACCTGCGGGTCGATGGGTGGCGGCGCACGCGTCGGGAGGTCGTCGTCGACCCGGTCGCCCTCCCCGATCAGGCCGGGCCCGACCACGCGGGCGCCGTCGTCGCCCGTAACGCCGTGGTGCAGGCTCTGGCCCGGCTGCCGCTCGCGCAGCGGCGGGTCGTGGTGCTGCGACACCTGCTCGACCTCACCGAGACCGAGGTTGCTCGCGAACTGGAGATCTCGGTCGGCACGGTCAAGTCCCACCACGCGCGGGGCATCGCGCGGCTGCGCGAGATCTTCGCGGAAGGGGATCTGTGA
- a CDS encoding VOC family protein translates to MKITSSAVSLNVEDVAASSKFLTTHFGFREEMAADGFASLARDDAGMNIIFLRRGLTSLPEDQRNYHATGLILAFVVDDLEGELARLQAEGVPITMPLTVEEWGERAFQVRDPNGVIIQLVDWNAPTGD, encoded by the coding sequence GTGAAGATCACCTCATCGGCCGTGTCGCTCAACGTCGAAGACGTCGCCGCGTCCAGCAAGTTCCTGACCACCCACTTCGGGTTCCGGGAGGAGATGGCTGCTGACGGCTTCGCCTCCCTCGCCCGCGACGACGCCGGGATGAACATCATCTTCCTGCGGCGGGGACTGACGTCGCTGCCGGAGGACCAGCGCAATTACCACGCCACCGGACTGATCCTCGCCTTCGTCGTCGACGACCTCGAAGGTGAGCTGGCCCGTCTGCAGGCCGAGGGCGTCCCCATCACCATGCCGCTGACCGTCGAGGAGTGGGGAGAGCGTGCCTTCCAGGTAAGAGACCCCAACGGCGTCATCATCCAGCTCGTCGACTGGAACGCGCCTACCGGCGACTGA
- a CDS encoding TetR/AcrR family transcriptional regulator, which produces MGSDGSSGGDPARTLELLWRDPNAKGTQRGPRQGLTVDRVVAAAIELADAEGVQAVTMRRVAQAVGVAPMSLYTYVPGKAELLDLMLDTVYVQMARTDLSNKPWRIRVEAVAQENRDLYERHRWAATISTSRPPLGPGLMAKYEHELTAFAGLGLDDVEMDAALTYLLSFVQASARSAAEVASIQRDSAMSDEQWWAVNAPFLAHVFDETKYPTAARVGAAAGAAHRSAYSPTHAYEFGLRRVLDGLGVLIEGGSK; this is translated from the coding sequence ATGGGGAGCGACGGGAGCAGCGGCGGTGACCCAGCACGCACGCTGGAGCTTCTTTGGCGTGATCCCAACGCCAAGGGCACCCAGCGAGGCCCCCGTCAGGGCCTCACCGTGGATCGGGTTGTCGCGGCGGCCATCGAGCTGGCAGACGCCGAAGGTGTGCAGGCTGTGACGATGCGCCGAGTCGCCCAAGCGGTCGGTGTCGCGCCAATGTCGCTTTACACCTACGTTCCAGGCAAGGCCGAGTTGCTCGACCTGATGCTCGACACGGTCTACGTCCAAATGGCACGTACGGACCTGTCCAACAAGCCGTGGCGGATACGGGTCGAAGCGGTCGCCCAAGAGAACCGCGACTTGTACGAGCGGCACCGTTGGGCGGCCACGATCTCCACCAGCCGCCCACCGCTGGGACCTGGCCTCATGGCCAAGTACGAGCACGAACTGACGGCCTTCGCGGGTCTCGGGCTCGACGACGTGGAAATGGACGCCGCCCTCACCTACCTGCTGAGCTTCGTCCAAGCCTCCGCACGCTCGGCCGCGGAAGTCGCCTCAATCCAGCGAGACAGCGCCATGAGTGATGAGCAGTGGTGGGCCGTGAACGCACCCTTCCTGGCGCACGTCTTCGACGAGACCAAGTACCCCACCGCCGCGCGAGTCGGCGCCGCCGCAGGCGCGGCTCACCGTAGCGCCTACAGCCCTACTCACGCCTACGAATTCGGACTTCGACGGGTCCTCGACGGCCTCGGCGTCCTCATCGAAGGCGGCAGCAAGTAG
- a CDS encoding suppressor of fused domain protein, with the protein MEGPIESRVPGFRVYRVHPRVASGWWLYVSSGCWAATQEHGHGLEFFLAAPRDDWQNLESMTMNAYYHCGPASQRLDVGHTVPIGRPWRDDSRCDHYLVTLPYPFGPDFEICEWGTGAHARILWLLPITKAEKDFRRTSGLEALESLLEEHTINPVDPGRASVV; encoded by the coding sequence GTGGAAGGGCCGATCGAGAGTCGAGTTCCCGGATTTCGGGTCTACCGGGTCCACCCCCGCGTTGCCAGCGGCTGGTGGTTGTACGTGAGCTCCGGTTGCTGGGCTGCGACGCAGGAACACGGCCATGGGCTGGAGTTCTTTCTGGCGGCACCGCGTGATGACTGGCAAAACCTGGAAAGCATGACCATGAACGCCTACTACCACTGCGGTCCGGCTAGCCAGCGGCTCGACGTCGGACACACGGTGCCGATCGGCCGTCCTTGGCGGGACGACTCGAGATGCGATCACTACCTGGTGACTCTGCCGTACCCCTTCGGACCGGATTTCGAGATATGCGAATGGGGAACCGGCGCTCATGCCCGGATCCTGTGGCTGCTGCCGATCACCAAGGCCGAGAAGGACTTCCGGCGCACCAGTGGCCTGGAAGCCTTGGAGAGCCTGCTCGAGGAACACACGATCAACCCGGTAGACCCCGGACGAGCCTCGGTGGTCTGA
- a CDS encoding MFS transporter, whose amino-acid sequence MAPLLGVSLLARAAITADVMALTMYVVLGLDMSYAAAGGVAAALTAGVALGGPLLGRMIDWRGLRTVLLVTVVLQVVFWLSVPILPYGILLGAAFAAGLLMVPAQPVTRQAIAAMTTAGQRRAAFALESVHGELSYIVGPAVVILCAAKMSPGVVAWGVGAAIVAGGAGIALLNPPLRAEDEADPGAAGRPPRREWLGAGMIAVLTMAFGTTTLLSGVDLAIVATLEEAGQVSWAAVVIAVFGVASVAGGLIYGALPRPLPTWLLLGLLGLVTIPAGLAHDWPWLCVAVVGAGLLTAPTLSTVADAVSRLAPASVRGEATGLQSSAQSAGFALGSPIVGVAIDVSVPAGGFAAAGLAGLAAALTGCLLSRRSPARTRSPLSDLGRAGAPDLDAPGHRTLSRTGPAPGLAHEVGARAYGRR is encoded by the coding sequence ATGGCACCGCTGCTGGGCGTTTCGCTGCTCGCCCGGGCCGCGATCACGGCTGACGTGATGGCGCTGACGATGTATGTCGTGCTGGGTCTGGACATGAGCTACGCGGCAGCGGGTGGCGTCGCGGCGGCTCTGACCGCCGGGGTGGCGCTGGGCGGGCCGCTGCTTGGCCGCATGATCGACTGGCGGGGCCTGCGTACCGTGCTGCTGGTCACTGTCGTACTGCAGGTCGTGTTCTGGCTGAGCGTGCCGATCCTGCCGTACGGGATCCTGCTGGGCGCCGCCTTCGCGGCGGGCCTGCTGATGGTGCCGGCCCAGCCGGTGACCAGGCAGGCGATCGCCGCGATGACGACGGCGGGACAGCGCCGGGCCGCGTTCGCGCTGGAATCGGTGCACGGCGAGCTGTCGTACATAGTGGGCCCGGCGGTAGTGATCCTGTGTGCGGCGAAGATGTCCCCCGGTGTGGTGGCGTGGGGGGTCGGCGCCGCGATCGTGGCTGGCGGAGCCGGGATCGCCTTGCTCAACCCGCCGCTGCGTGCCGAGGACGAGGCGGATCCCGGCGCGGCCGGACGGCCCCCGCGCCGGGAGTGGCTGGGCGCCGGCATGATTGCCGTACTCACGATGGCGTTCGGTACCACGACGCTGCTCAGCGGCGTCGACCTCGCCATCGTCGCCACGCTCGAAGAAGCAGGTCAGGTGTCCTGGGCCGCCGTGGTCATAGCCGTGTTCGGCGTGGCCTCCGTCGCCGGCGGGCTGATTTATGGCGCGCTGCCCCGGCCGCTGCCCACGTGGCTGCTGCTCGGCTTGCTCGGGCTCGTGACGATTCCCGCCGGACTTGCCCACGACTGGCCCTGGTTGTGCGTGGCCGTTGTCGGCGCCGGGCTTCTCACCGCGCCGACCCTTTCCACGGTGGCCGACGCGGTGAGCCGGCTAGCGCCGGCCAGCGTGCGGGGTGAGGCGACAGGTCTGCAATCCTCGGCGCAGAGCGCGGGTTTCGCGCTCGGATCCCCGATCGTCGGGGTGGCGATCGACGTCTCCGTGCCAGCGGGCGGCTTCGCGGCGGCCGGGCTGGCCGGCCTCGCCGCCGCGCTGACTGGATGCCTGCTGTCCCGCCGTTCGCCCGCCCGAACGCGGTCTCCGCTCAGCGATCTCGGCCGCGCCGGGGCACCGGACCTTGACGCGCCGGGGCACCGGACCTTGAGCCGTACGGGGCCGGCGCCCGGCCTGGCACATGAGGTAGGGGCCCGTGCCTACGGCCGCCGGTAG
- a CDS encoding LysR family transcriptional regulator, with protein MARDLETALLRSFVTAVRAGSISRAATALGHTQPALSQQLRKLERVVGRPLLYRSPSGVSPTRAGEELLPYAERILSLSAQALTETGRALTGHCVVGLLEDLAASQLPQALADLARLHPGATLEVLSFSTAAMREAYDAGRVQLVLDAVPDVPGPPRWTVRRPLVWAIGQGVDVAADPLPVVLFSNPCSWRTSVLETLERADRRWRVTFESNSLVGVLAAVRAGLGVAALMPANLEPVMACHDADALPTLPDVELGLARHPRTEGDPLIDAVETALRRMI; from the coding sequence ATGGCCAGAGATCTTGAGACCGCGTTGCTGCGGTCGTTCGTCACCGCCGTGCGGGCGGGCAGCATCAGCCGCGCCGCGACCGCGCTCGGACATACCCAGCCCGCGCTCAGCCAGCAGTTGCGCAAGCTCGAGAGGGTTGTCGGTCGTCCGCTGCTTTACCGGTCGCCGTCTGGCGTCTCGCCGACCCGGGCGGGTGAGGAGCTCCTGCCGTACGCCGAACGCATCCTCTCGCTCTCCGCACAGGCACTCACCGAAACCGGACGCGCGCTTACCGGCCACTGCGTCGTCGGGTTGCTCGAAGACCTCGCCGCGTCCCAGCTTCCGCAGGCCCTCGCCGACCTCGCCCGGCTGCACCCCGGCGCGACGCTGGAGGTGCTCAGCTTTTCCACCGCCGCGATGCGGGAGGCCTACGACGCTGGCCGCGTCCAACTCGTGCTCGACGCGGTGCCGGACGTTCCCGGGCCGCCGCGCTGGACGGTACGCCGCCCGCTGGTCTGGGCGATCGGCCAGGGTGTGGACGTGGCCGCCGATCCGCTGCCGGTGGTGCTGTTCTCGAACCCGTGCTCCTGGCGTACGTCAGTGCTGGAAACGCTGGAACGTGCCGATCGGCGCTGGCGGGTGACGTTCGAAAGCAACAGCCTGGTCGGTGTGCTCGCCGCGGTACGGGCCGGGCTCGGCGTCGCGGCGCTCATGCCCGCGAACCTCGAACCGGTCATGGCCTGCCACGACGCGGACGCCCTGCCCACCCTGCCGGACGTCGAGCTCGGTCTCGCACGGCACCCACGGACCGAAGGTGATCCGCTGATCGATGCCGTGGAGACCGCGCTGCGACGCATGATCTGA
- a CDS encoding IS3 family transposase (programmed frameshift) has translation MPKAFPPEFRRDVVAVARKGEAPIAQIAKDFGISESCLHRWLKIADADDGIRPGTTSSESAELRELRRRNKLLEQENEILRRAAAFFAKENRPKMTYPLVGDLAADGIPVAVTCRVLGFSKQAYYAWKNSPVARRDLEDAYLINAALDIHADDPAFGYRFIADELPAHGITAGVNRVARLCSQQRIWSVFAKRRGLTRRAGPPVHDDLVQRRFAADAPNRVWLTDITEHPTGEGKLYLCAIKDVYSGRIVGYSIDSRMKASLAVAALSNAARLRSPAGTIVHSDRGSQFRSRKFVKALHRNGLVGSMGRVGACGDNAAMESFFALLQRNVLDRQRWHTRHELRLAIVTWIERTYHRRRRQRRLGRLTPIEFETINRPAHAA, from the exons ATGCCGAAAGCGTTCCCGCCGGAGTTTCGCCGTGACGTGGTCGCGGTTGCCCGCAAGGGCGAGGCGCCCATCGCCCAGATCGCGAAGGACTTCGGGATTTCCGAGTCGTGCCTGCACCGCTGGTTGAAGATCGCCGACGCCGACGACGGGATCCGCCCCGGCACCACCAGCTCTGAGTCGGCGGAGCTGCGGGAGCTGCGACGACGCAACAAGCTGCTGGAGCAGGAGAACGAGATCCTGCGCAGGGCGGCGGCGTTTTTCGCCAAGGAGA ATCGCCCCAAAATGACGTACCCGCTGGTCGGTGACCTGGCCGCGGACGGGATCCCCGTCGCGGTGACCTGCCGGGTGCTGGGCTTCAGCAAGCAGGCCTACTACGCGTGGAAGAACAGCCCGGTCGCCCGCCGGGACCTGGAAGACGCCTATCTGATCAACGCCGCTCTCGACATCCACGCCGACGACCCGGCGTTCGGGTACCGGTTCATCGCGGATGAACTACCTGCCCACGGCATCACCGCCGGCGTCAACCGGGTGGCCAGGCTCTGCTCACAGCAGCGGATCTGGTCGGTGTTCGCCAAACGCAGAGGCCTCACGAGAAGGGCCGGGCCGCCGGTGCACGACGACCTGGTGCAACGCCGTTTCGCCGCCGACGCGCCGAACCGGGTGTGGCTGACCGATATCACCGAACACCCCACCGGCGAGGGCAAGCTCTACCTGTGTGCGATCAAGGACGTGTACTCCGGCCGGATCGTCGGCTACTCCATCGACTCACGGATGAAGGCGTCCCTGGCCGTCGCGGCGCTGTCGAACGCGGCTCGCCTGCGCAGCCCGGCCGGCACGATCGTGCACTCCGACAGGGGCAGTCAGTTCCGGTCCAGAAAGTTCGTGAAAGCGTTGCACCGCAACGGATTGGTCGGCTCGATGGGGCGCGTCGGCGCCTGCGGTGACAACGCGGCGATGGAATCGTTCTTCGCCCTACTGCAACGCAACGTCCTCGACCGGCAACGCTGGCACACCCGCCACGAGCTACGCCTGGCGATCGTGACCTGGATCGAACGCACCTACCACCGGCGCCGACGGCAAAGACGCCTGGGCCGGCTTACCCCGATCGAGTTTGAGACAATCAACAGGCCCGCACACGCGGCCTGA
- a CDS encoding IS110 family transposase, producing the protein MAQVIIGVDPHKRSATIEIINAREKTVGQGRFGTDRDGYQAMLAAGRKHKDRLWAVEGCNGIGRHVAQRLVADGETVVDVPAKLSARARVFATGQGRKTDPVDARSVAVVALRTEGLRQVVTDDTTVALRLLVDRRDQLGRARTEVVSRLHHLLLELVPGGAKKDLSAQQARALLGTVRPRDVVGKTRRRLASELIGELVVIDKKIKIAKQELTDLVNSTGSRLMDLTGIGPSGAARLLGDIADIARFTSRAHFASWNGTAPIDASSGEQNRHRLSRAGNRRINRALHIMAIVQLRRDTEGRRYHRRRLAEGKTSMEALRALKRRLSDIVYRQMVADTKLLGTGPGGHAGATLQSSAADPNPEIDTSEKSLPGPAEPQPRTPLLIIT; encoded by the coding sequence ATGGCTCAGGTCATCATCGGCGTGGACCCGCACAAGCGTTCCGCCACCATCGAAATCATCAACGCGCGGGAGAAGACGGTCGGGCAGGGCCGGTTCGGCACCGACCGCGACGGCTACCAGGCCATGCTCGCCGCCGGCCGCAAGCACAAGGACCGCCTTTGGGCGGTCGAGGGCTGCAACGGCATCGGGCGGCACGTCGCTCAACGCCTGGTCGCCGACGGCGAAACCGTGGTGGACGTTCCCGCGAAGCTGTCCGCCCGGGCCCGCGTGTTCGCCACCGGCCAGGGCCGCAAGACCGACCCGGTCGATGCCCGCAGCGTCGCCGTGGTCGCCCTGCGCACCGAAGGTCTGCGGCAGGTCGTCACCGACGACACCACGGTCGCGTTACGGCTGCTGGTCGACCGGCGTGACCAGCTCGGCCGGGCCCGCACCGAAGTGGTCTCCCGGCTGCATCACCTGCTCCTCGAGTTGGTGCCCGGCGGCGCGAAGAAGGACCTGTCCGCCCAGCAGGCCCGCGCCCTGCTGGGCACTGTTCGCCCGCGCGACGTGGTCGGCAAGACCCGTCGCCGGCTGGCCTCCGAGCTGATCGGCGAGCTCGTCGTCATCGACAAGAAGATCAAAATCGCGAAACAGGAGCTCACCGACCTGGTCAACAGCACCGGAAGCCGGCTGATGGACCTGACCGGCATCGGACCGTCCGGCGCGGCCCGCCTGCTCGGCGACATCGCAGACATTGCCCGGTTCACCAGCCGCGCCCACTTTGCCTCGTGGAACGGCACCGCACCGATCGACGCCTCGTCCGGCGAGCAGAACCGGCACCGGCTCTCCAGAGCCGGGAACCGGCGCATCAACCGGGCGCTTCACATCATGGCCATCGTCCAGCTGCGCCGTGACACCGAAGGGCGCCGCTACCACCGGCGCAGACTGGCCGAGGGCAAGACCTCGATGGAGGCCCTACGGGCACTGAAGCGGCGCCTGTCCGACATCGTCTACCGGCAGATGGTCGCCGACACGAAGCTGCTCGGGACGGGCCCGGGAGGACACGCGGGGGCGACTCTGCAATCCAGCGCGGCCGACCCGAACCCCGAGATCGACACTTCGGAAAAGTCACTTCCCGGACCCGCCGAACCCCAGCCTAGAACACCCCTCTTGATCATCACTTGA
- a CDS encoding IS110 family transposase gives MQAEYDGRQIVGIDLHRRRSVIVRMTETGDKLETVRIDNDPVALGLEIAKAGPDPEVVLEATYGWYWAVDVLAAAGAQVHLAHPLGVKAFAYRRVKNDARDAADLADLLRMGRLPEAYVAPPAVRELRELVRHRAKLVAWRSGLKASVHAVLAKQGVHIAVSDLFGVGGRELLSRAPLDGAYRGRVDSLCRLIDAVDFEIDAVTGPIRARLAGHRGYTAIQAIPGVGPVLAAVFVAEIGEVDRFPGPAQLTSWAGLTPRHRESDTVVHRGRITKQGATLVRWAAVEAAHSVPHRAGWLVSRRAAIAERRGRNIATVAVARKLLTLVYYGLRDGRIRALAPAAPAA, from the coding sequence ATGCAGGCAGAGTACGACGGCAGGCAGATCGTGGGTATCGATCTGCACCGCCGCCGGTCGGTGATCGTGCGGATGACCGAGACCGGCGACAAGCTCGAGACAGTGCGCATCGACAATGACCCGGTCGCGCTCGGGTTGGAGATCGCCAAGGCCGGCCCGGATCCCGAGGTGGTGTTGGAGGCCACCTACGGCTGGTACTGGGCTGTGGATGTGCTGGCCGCGGCCGGCGCCCAGGTGCATTTGGCGCATCCGTTGGGAGTGAAGGCGTTTGCCTACCGGCGGGTGAAGAACGACGCCCGGGACGCCGCGGACCTGGCGGACTTGCTGCGCATGGGCAGGCTGCCGGAGGCGTATGTGGCCCCGCCGGCGGTGCGCGAGTTGCGGGAGCTGGTGCGGCACCGGGCCAAGCTGGTCGCGTGGCGTTCGGGGTTGAAGGCGTCGGTGCACGCGGTGTTGGCCAAGCAGGGCGTGCACATCGCGGTATCGGATCTGTTCGGCGTCGGTGGCCGGGAACTGCTGTCGCGCGCACCGCTGGACGGCGCCTACCGGGGGCGGGTGGACTCGCTGTGCCGGCTGATCGACGCGGTCGACTTCGAGATCGACGCGGTCACCGGGCCGATCCGGGCCAGACTCGCCGGCCACCGCGGCTACACCGCGATCCAGGCCATCCCCGGTGTCGGCCCGGTCCTGGCGGCCGTGTTCGTCGCCGAGATCGGCGAGGTCGACCGGTTCCCCGGCCCCGCGCAGCTGACCTCGTGGGCCGGACTCACCCCCCGCCACCGCGAGTCCGACACCGTCGTGCATCGGGGACGGATCACCAAACAGGGCGCCACCCTGGTGCGGTGGGCCGCGGTCGAGGCCGCCCACAGCGTCCCGCACCGCGCCGGCTGGCTGGTCTCCCGACGGGCGGCCATCGCCGAGCGCCGTGGACGCAACATCGCCACCGTTGCGGTGGCCCGCAAGCTGCTCACTCTCGTCTACTACGGCCTGCGCGACGGGCGCATCCGCGCCCTCGCACCGGCCGCCCCGGCGGCGTGA
- a CDS encoding DUF402 domain-containing protein, producing the protein MFWFDLEQLLQDRDGTWLRGRSGSPWGAPHDRGVLAVPVVVLIAPSRPWVAWWVDDPADRRLEIDVCVPPTRTEAGWRYIDLELDPVLHEQDSRVEIEDWDEYEQARHDGWMSPDDAKLARCTAEDLARVLRRRDEPWPKRGWQLLAQQM; encoded by the coding sequence GTGTTCTGGTTCGATCTTGAGCAGCTGCTTCAGGACCGCGACGGGACGTGGCTGCGCGGTCGAAGTGGTTCGCCATGGGGTGCCCCGCATGACCGCGGCGTGCTTGCTGTGCCGGTCGTGGTCCTGATCGCGCCGAGCCGCCCGTGGGTGGCATGGTGGGTTGACGATCCGGCTGATCGGCGGCTTGAGATCGACGTGTGCGTGCCGCCGACACGGACCGAAGCAGGCTGGCGGTACATCGACCTTGAACTCGACCCTGTACTCCACGAGCAGGACTCGCGTGTTGAAATCGAAGACTGGGACGAATACGAGCAGGCACGCCACGACGGCTGGATGAGCCCGGACGACGCCAAGCTTGCCCGATGCACGGCCGAGGATCTGGCTCGGGTACTGCGCCGCCGGGATGAGCCTTGGCCGAAGCGTGGATGGCAGTTGCTCGCGCAGCAGATGTGA
- a CDS encoding SigE family RNA polymerase sigma factor: MTFEEYAFARTSALVRLARLLTGDEHRAEDLVQDVLTRAYARWGRISRTDRPDAYVRRMLVNAHHSWWRRRSSQEISVAAVIDLPGVADEAADVAERDALWRLVCDLPTRQRTVIVLRYYEDLDDAMIAEILDCSTGTVRTHARRALAVLRKRQGAPAAKTGGF; encoded by the coding sequence GTGACGTTCGAGGAGTACGCGTTCGCCCGCACTTCGGCGCTGGTGCGGCTCGCCCGGTTGCTGACCGGTGATGAGCACCGGGCCGAGGACCTGGTTCAGGATGTTCTCACCAGGGCGTACGCCCGCTGGGGGCGCATCTCCCGGACGGATCGGCCCGATGCGTATGTCCGTCGGATGCTCGTCAACGCCCATCACTCGTGGTGGCGCCGGCGCAGCAGCCAAGAGATCTCCGTTGCCGCTGTGATCGATCTGCCGGGCGTTGCGGACGAGGCGGCCGACGTCGCCGAACGCGACGCGCTGTGGCGGCTCGTCTGTGATCTGCCGACGCGTCAGCGCACCGTGATCGTCCTGCGCTACTACGAGGATCTTGACGACGCGATGATCGCCGAAATCCTGGACTGTTCGACAGGCACAGTTCGCACGCACGCGAGGCGAGCCCTGGCGGTGCTCCGCAAGCGGCAGGGCGCACCCGCCGCCAAGACGGGAGGGTTCTGA
- a CDS encoding polyketide cyclase has translation MIGDRWGVTDSEKLRCYPCDDFVASPTLQAWRGVAIEASAEVVWPWVAQVRLAPYSYDWIDNLGRRSPRELVGLPEPQVGERFTTAGGRELGRIVSVDPGKQLTGTIIGAFMSYVLVPQEHDTRLLLKVVMQATRWAALGLSVGDLIMARRQLLNLKQLAERHHQGTAKE, from the coding sequence ATGATCGGTGACCGGTGGGGCGTGACCGACAGCGAGAAATTGCGCTGCTATCCGTGCGACGACTTCGTCGCCTCACCCACGCTGCAGGCGTGGCGGGGTGTGGCCATCGAGGCGTCTGCCGAAGTGGTGTGGCCGTGGGTTGCACAAGTGAGGCTTGCGCCATACTCCTATGACTGGATCGACAACCTTGGCCGCCGTTCACCTCGAGAGCTGGTAGGCCTTCCCGAGCCGCAAGTCGGAGAGAGATTCACTACTGCTGGCGGGCGGGAGCTGGGCAGGATCGTCTCGGTCGACCCGGGGAAACAGCTGACGGGCACCATCATCGGCGCCTTCATGTCCTACGTCCTCGTGCCCCAGGAGCACGACACGCGCTTGCTGCTCAAGGTCGTCATGCAGGCAACCCGCTGGGCCGCCCTCGGGCTGTCCGTCGGCGACCTGATCATGGCTCGACGTCAGCTACTGAACCTGAAGCAACTCGCCGAGCGCCACCACCAGGGCACGGCCAAGGAATGA
- a CDS encoding VOC family protein, with translation MTSFTSHTSVDCADAYTLCRWWQAVLDYVEDPDDPNEPEHEECMIFSRDRTHRLLFIEVPESKQVKNRIHFDLRPVEGSRDAELARLTGSR, from the coding sequence GTGACTTCCTTCACCTCCCATACCAGCGTCGACTGTGCCGATGCGTATACCTTGTGCCGCTGGTGGCAGGCCGTCCTCGACTACGTCGAGGACCCCGATGATCCGAACGAGCCAGAACACGAGGAATGCATGATCTTCTCTCGGGACCGGACGCATCGTCTGCTCTTCATCGAGGTGCCAGAGTCAAAGCAGGTCAAGAACAGAATCCACTTCGATCTGCGTCCAGTCGAAGGCTCACGCGATGCCGAACTAGCCCGACTGACTGGGTCCCGGTGA